The Helicobacter ganmani genome includes a window with the following:
- a CDS encoding DUF2443 domain-containing protein — MFERIDGILREIEEAQAEIQLLLGIAKISFVDYIMIKRGSQDMPEELGAWNLQQIDNEVSRLKEAIDTLNKIKREVLTW; from the coding sequence ATGTTTGAACGCATTGACGGAATCTTGCGTGAAATTGAGGAAGCACAGGCAGAGATTCAGTTGCTTTTAGGAATCGCAAAAATTTCTTTTGTAGATTATATTATGATTAAACGTGGCTCACAAGATATGCCAGAAGAGCTTGGCGCGTGGAATCTCCAACAAATTGACAACGAAGTCTCGCGTCTCAAAGAGGCAATTGACACACTCAATAAAATCAAAAGAGAAGTTCTCACTTGGTGA
- the flgG gene encoding flagellar basal-body rod protein FlgG: protein MMRALYTATTGMLGQQLFIDVTSNNISNVNTFGYRKERAEFADLFHQVIQYAGSSTSETTLSPTGIEVGLGVRPTSVQKLFSQGNFKETEQNLDIAITGNGFFQIELPDGTIAYTRDGAFKRDDEGNVVNSQGYLLVPNITIPDDAREINIGTDGTVTVVQGNATEVNQLGQIETVNFINPAGLHALGDNLYLNTNASGDPIVGTPGLNGFGLLRQGFVETSNVKLVEEMTDLIVGQRAYEANSKSIQTADSMLQIVNQLKRN from the coding sequence ATGATGAGAGCACTCTACACAGCAACAACAGGTATGTTAGGACAGCAATTATTTATTGATGTTACTTCAAACAATATTTCCAATGTCAATACCTTTGGCTATCGCAAGGAACGCGCTGAATTTGCGGATTTGTTCCACCAAGTGATTCAATACGCAGGTTCAAGCACTTCAGAGACTACTCTTAGCCCAACAGGAATTGAAGTGGGATTAGGTGTGCGCCCTACTTCGGTTCAAAAGCTATTTTCTCAAGGAAACTTCAAAGAAACAGAGCAAAACCTTGATATTGCAATCACGGGCAATGGATTCTTTCAAATTGAACTTCCTGATGGCACGATTGCCTATACGCGTGATGGAGCATTTAAACGTGATGATGAGGGTAATGTCGTCAATTCTCAAGGTTATTTACTCGTGCCAAATATCACGATTCCAGATGACGCAAGAGAAATCAATATCGGAACAGACGGGACGGTAACCGTTGTGCAAGGCAACGCTACTGAAGTCAATCAGTTAGGACAGATTGAAACCGTGAATTTTATCAACCCCGCAGGCTTGCACGCGCTAGGCGATAATCTTTATCTCAACACCAACGCTTCAGGAGACCCAATCGTTGGCACTCCGGGACTTAATGGCTTCGGGCTGCTAAGACAGGGATTTGTAGAAACAAGCAATGTGAAGTTGGTAGAGGAGATGACAGATTTAATTGTCGGGCAAAGAGCCTATGAAGCCAATTCTAAGTCTATCCAAACAGCGGATTCTATGCTCCAAATTGTCAATCAACTTAAACGTAACTAA
- a CDS encoding pyridoxine 5'-phosphate synthase has protein sequence MLLGVNIDHIATLREARKINDPDPLEAVFIAKRAGADQITLHLREDRRHMHDSDIKRIRESSFLPLNVECSINPQIIDFLLEVAPHRITLVPENRAEVTTEGGLDVIGNFDRIAEITQSFRGKGIEVSLFIDTQLDQICASKEVGAQMIEIHTGAYANLHLMLNSNLPRTHHSIESLNLPKEELKVALRDSIESLQNAAKEAKWLGLEVAAGHGLNYVNLAPVLSIVEIGELNIGQSIIARAIFSGLENAIKEMAKLIKG, from the coding sequence ATGCTACTTGGAGTAAATATTGACCATATTGCAACACTGCGTGAGGCGCGGAAAATCAACGACCCAGACCCGCTAGAAGCAGTATTTATAGCCAAAAGGGCAGGGGCAGACCAGATTACTTTGCATTTGCGTGAAGACCGCAGACATATGCACGATTCCGATATTAAACGCATTCGCGAAAGCTCCTTTTTGCCTCTTAATGTGGAATGCTCCATTAATCCGCAAATCATAGACTTTTTGCTAGAAGTCGCACCACACCGCATTACGCTTGTGCCAGAGAATCGCGCAGAAGTAACCACAGAGGGTGGATTAGATGTTATAGGAAATTTTGATAGAATCGCGGAAATTACACAATCTTTTAGGGGAAAGGGCATAGAAGTTTCACTTTTTATTGATACGCAACTAGACCAAATTTGCGCTTCTAAAGAAGTTGGTGCGCAAATGATAGAGATTCATACGGGCGCTTATGCGAATTTGCATTTGATGTTAAATTCTAATTTACCCCGCACGCACCATAGTATAGAATCCCTAAACTTGCCAAAAGAGGAGTTAAAAGTGGCTTTGAGGGATTCCATAGAAAGCTTACAGAATGCCGCAAAAGAGGCAAAATGGTTAGGATTGGAAGTTGCCGCAGGACACGGATTGAACTATGTTAATCTTGCTCCTGTGTTATCTATTGTTGAGATTGGAGAACTTAATATCGGACAAAGCATTATCGCACGCGCTATTTTTAGCGGACTTGAAAATGCCATTAAAGAAATGGCGAAGTTGATAAAGGGTTAG
- a CDS encoding replicative DNA helicase, with amino-acid sequence MQLQIERAVLSSILFDPEQLDFIAESLVAEDFSYPPHQNIFSAMLELRHTERPIDEEIILGLSTKARPIAQEEMLNILSTSPISDLKSYVQEILESSTKRKLHSFAMKITQSTAESETSSKEIMDYLQSELYKIGNVQQMREFRDSKAIIKTTLEYVTEMKKRGNNLLIGVDTGFAGLNKMTTGFNKGDLVIVAARPAMGKTTLVLNMAQRALDTGRGVAFFSLEMPAEQLMLRMLAAKTSISLQNLRVGNLQEEEWGNLTYAADVMSKSPLFIDDNSLLTIHQLRTKLRKIKTKHPEIGLAVIDYLQLMSSANNKDRHQEVSEISRGLKMIARELEIPIIALSQLNRSLESRSDRRPMLSDLRESGSIEQDADIILFVYRDAVYKQKDEKEKEEAAKKENKDYKSTYIPRNEEEAEIIIGKQRNGPTGTVKLIFHKHCTRFVDLNNSNPTLEIVYEQTSQNTQTQFMPPQNEEKNPIDMPQI; translated from the coding sequence ATGCAATTACAAATTGAACGCGCTGTTTTAAGCTCTATTTTATTTGACCCAGAGCAGTTGGATTTTATCGCGGAATCACTTGTAGCAGAAGATTTTTCTTATCCACCACACCAAAATATTTTTTCTGCGATGTTAGAACTTCGCCACACTGAACGCCCTATTGATGAGGAGATTATTCTTGGACTCTCTACCAAAGCACGTCCGATTGCTCAAGAAGAAATGTTAAATATTCTCTCCACAAGCCCTATCAGTGATTTAAAATCTTATGTTCAAGAAATTTTAGAATCCTCTACCAAGCGCAAACTCCATTCCTTTGCTATGAAAATCACTCAAAGCACGGCAGAGAGCGAAACAAGCTCTAAAGAAATTATGGATTATCTCCAAAGTGAGCTTTATAAGATTGGCAATGTGCAACAAATGCGGGAATTTAGGGATTCCAAAGCAATTATTAAAACAACTTTAGAATATGTTACAGAAATGAAAAAACGTGGAAATAACCTGCTCATTGGCGTAGATACAGGCTTTGCAGGTTTAAACAAAATGACAACAGGATTCAACAAAGGGGATTTGGTTATCGTTGCTGCGCGTCCGGCAATGGGAAAGACAACACTTGTATTAAATATGGCACAAAGAGCCTTAGATACAGGGAGGGGGGTAGCATTTTTTAGTCTTGAAATGCCTGCGGAACAATTAATGCTAAGAATGCTCGCTGCTAAAACCTCTATCTCTTTGCAAAACTTGCGCGTTGGAAACTTACAAGAAGAGGAATGGGGAAATCTCACCTATGCGGCAGATGTTATGAGCAAATCTCCTTTGTTTATTGACGACAATAGCTTGCTTACGATTCATCAACTTAGAACCAAACTAAGAAAAATCAAAACCAAACACCCAGAAATCGGACTTGCTGTCATTGATTATTTGCAACTGATGAGTAGTGCTAACAATAAAGATAGGCACCAAGAAGTTAGCGAAATTAGTCGCGGACTCAAAATGATTGCGCGCGAATTAGAGATTCCAATCATTGCGCTTTCACAACTCAATCGTAGCCTAGAGAGCAGGAGCGACCGCCGCCCAATGCTTTCAGACTTGCGCGAATCTGGCTCTATTGAGCAAGACGCAGATATTATTTTGTTTGTGTATCGTGATGCAGTTTATAAACAAAAAGATGAAAAAGAAAAAGAAGAAGCCGCCAAAAAAGAAAACAAAGACTACAAAAGTACTTATATCCCGCGTAATGAAGAGGAAGCAGAAATTATCATCGGCAAGCAACGCAATGGACCAACCGGCACCGTAAAACTAATATTTCATAAGCATTGCACGCGTTTTGTGGATTTGAACAATTCTAATCCAACGCTTGAAATTGTCTATGAGCAAACCTCACAAAACACACAAACACAATTTATGCCACCACAAAACGAAGAAAAAAATCCTATTGATATGCCACAAATCTGA
- a CDS encoding phosphoethanolamine transferase yields the protein MLNFSNAGDSQWNQSLDLINLFSLAGYKTAVFSNQEVVGSEVNAFSSIASLADYKANLNKFITSSRIAESQITYDGFLLPFIQSALEQNPTESRLDIIHLMGTHFNYDKRYPKEFAKFNANDIHYPSFADKKQKEIIATYANAVLYNDYILNEIFKIYAKSDSIIFYLSDHGESLYEYKGKLGHFVTSRFTAEVPFLALMSEEFIQKHKETAQKIQAAKDKPFVIDDLIHLLCDVAQIQVQDYNATKNPLSAEFNAKKIRIFNQKADYDKELKGEIAQPK from the coding sequence TTGCTCAATTTCTCCAATGCTGGAGATAGTCAATGGAATCAATCCTTAGACCTTATCAATCTTTTTTCGCTTGCAGGATACAAAACTGCTGTTTTTTCCAATCAAGAAGTTGTCGGCTCAGAAGTCAATGCCTTTTCCTCTATCGCATCTCTTGCGGATTATAAAGCAAACTTAAACAAGTTCATCACAAGCTCCCGCATTGCAGAAAGTCAAATTACATACGATGGATTCCTTTTGCCTTTTATTCAATCTGCACTAGAGCAAAATCCTACCGAATCTCGCCTAGACATTATTCATTTAATGGGGACACATTTTAACTACGATAAACGTTACCCCAAAGAATTTGCGAAGTTTAATGCAAACGATATTCATTATCCAAGTTTTGCCGATAAGAAACAAAAGGAAATCATCGCTACTTATGCCAATGCGGTTTTGTATAATGATTATATTTTGAATGAGATTTTTAAAATCTATGCAAAGAGTGATTCTATTATTTTTTATCTTAGCGACCACGGAGAGAGTTTATACGAATACAAGGGCAAATTAGGGCATTTTGTAACTTCAAGATTCACTGCCGAAGTGCCATTTCTCGCTTTAATGAGTGAAGAATTTATCCAAAAACATAAAGAAACTGCACAAAAAATCCAAGCGGCTAAAGACAAACCTTTTGTGATTGATGATTTGATTCATCTACTCTGCGATGTTGCACAAATCCAAGTCCAAGACTATAACGCAACCAAGAATCCACTCTCGGCTGAATTTAATGCAAAAAAGATAAGAATCTTTAATCAAAAAGCAGATTATGACAAAGAGTTAAAAGGAGAAATTGCGCAACCAAAATAA
- a CDS encoding alkaline phosphatase family protein produces MSSFFSFLEQNLSSVLFIFICNAILLFFWNYFSYFYDSIPWFLEKLTKSLLSTILLELLCLHLAFLLFPSNLARTLLLLLVGLSAIALIVEGFLLYSYRSLITPYVLDAILQTNFKEAREFFIAFLNLKIFLIALGFLLAGYGYFKFFPTPQTTLSPRLIGIFFALYVLLSVIFIADVANRYFKHKPEPFAKLNENSLTRLFYSIRQYYGSTSFYTSYKQLVSNYQALRESYQGKISKSSDSPQHIVLVIGESTQRNFLEVYGYELPNTPFLRSFANNEGGGGN; encoded by the coding sequence ATGTCTAGCTTTTTCTCCTTTTTAGAACAGAATTTATCTAGTGTTTTATTTATCTTTATTTGCAATGCGATTCTTTTATTTTTTTGGAATTATTTTTCTTATTTTTACGATTCTATCCCTTGGTTTTTAGAAAAGCTCACCAAATCCCTCCTTAGCACAATCTTGCTAGAACTCCTTTGCTTACACCTCGCCTTTTTACTTTTCCCAAGCAATCTTGCGCGCACTCTTTTGTTATTACTTGTAGGTTTAAGTGCGATTGCACTTATCGTAGAGGGATTTTTGCTGTATTCTTATCGCAGTCTCATCACACCCTATGTTCTTGACGCAATCTTGCAAACAAACTTCAAAGAAGCAAGAGAGTTTTTCATTGCTTTTTTGAATCTCAAGATTTTCTTAATTGCCCTTGGATTCCTATTAGCTGGTTATGGTTATTTTAAGTTTTTCCCAACCCCACAAACAACCCTGTCTCCTAGATTGATTGGAATCTTTTTTGCGCTTTATGTGCTGCTTAGTGTGATTTTCATCGCAGATGTTGCCAATCGCTACTTCAAGCACAAGCCCGAACCTTTTGCGAAGCTCAACGAAAATTCCCTCACGCGACTTTTTTATAGTATTCGTCAGTATTATGGTAGCACGAGCTTCTATACAAGCTACAAACAACTTGTAAGCAATTATCAAGCCTTGCGTGAATCCTATCAAGGTAAAATCTCCAAAAGCTCCGATTCCCCACAGCATATTGTGCTAGTCATTGGGGAATCCACACAAAGAAATTTCCTTGAAGTTTATGGTTATGAGCTTCCCAATACCCCCTTTTTAAGGAGCTTTGCAAATAATGAGGGGGGGGGAGGCAACTAG
- a CDS encoding 3'-5' exonuclease: protein MIIVFDCETILDVDLVQKGFKAEFEKRNIKIESQSDLEISKAAMEIQKELSNTEFLPICYHQVISIAAVYCDEYGRFIKVGNFKSSGNSKEEREKSLITSFLNYLNKHQPKLVSFNGRGFDMPMLLLRAMKYKLQANAYFEENNAQFNKSKWENYRQRYSERFHTDLYDSLGNYGSARNLKLDALANLVGFPGKYDTSGEQVLQLYYEGKQDKIDEYCQSDVLNTYGLYLNYELLKGNLTLEDYQSILESWQAKLPKDMGYYPVFFDTISTQIQS from the coding sequence ATGATTATTGTATTTGATTGTGAAACGATTTTAGATGTAGATTTAGTTCAAAAAGGCTTTAAAGCAGAATTTGAAAAACGAAATATCAAAATAGAATCCCAAAGTGATTTAGAAATAAGCAAAGCCGCAATGGAGATTCAAAAAGAACTAAGCAACACAGAATTTTTGCCGATTTGTTATCATCAAGTCATCAGTATTGCAGCCGTGTATTGTGATGAGTATGGACGTTTTATCAAGGTAGGCAACTTCAAAAGCAGTGGAAATTCCAAAGAAGAACGAGAAAAATCATTGATTACGTCATTTTTAAATTATCTCAACAAACATCAACCAAAACTCGTAAGCTTCAATGGACGAGGATTTGATATGCCAATGTTGCTTTTACGTGCAATGAAATACAAGCTCCAAGCAAATGCGTATTTTGAGGAAAACAACGCACAATTTAATAAAAGCAAATGGGAAAATTATCGCCAAAGATATAGTGAGAGATTCCACACGGATTTATATGATAGCTTGGGAAACTATGGCAGTGCGCGGAATCTCAAACTAGATGCTCTCGCAAATTTAGTTGGCTTTCCGGGTAAATACGACACGAGCGGAGAGCAAGTGTTGCAATTATATTATGAGGGCAAACAAGACAAAATTGATGAATATTGTCAAAGTGATGTTCTAAACACTTATGGACTTTATCTTAATTATGAATTGTTAAAAGGAAATTTAACCTTGGAGGATTATCAAAGTATTTTGGAATCTTGGCAAGCAAAATTACCAAAAGATATGGGTTATTATCCTGTATTTTTTGATACAATTTCTACCCAAATTCAATCTTAA
- a CDS encoding EI24 domain-containing protein yields the protein MQSKMQEQFTQTKHYFALAKKDIFTPYLLGLTFLPLFFALLFIGGIFYFFGNTWYATLYDSLRWDLNLSITWLAWIQSSLDYIIQTTIFIFLVFLFLIFSLLLTLTICSFLAPFVVHFVRNKHYPTCPLEGNTSTLVSLFSLLGVYLLYLLFLVLLLPLYFVPFIGSFVILLPNFWLFSKTLVADVGEGIFEKKELKRIKLEQKSRIRNVVLPLYGLSLIPIIGFFAPVFALTTLAHLFLNLKSNATF from the coding sequence ATGCAATCAAAAATGCAAGAGCAATTCACCCAAACAAAGCACTATTTCGCGCTTGCCAAAAAGGATATTTTCACGCCTTATTTACTAGGCTTGACTTTCTTACCTTTATTTTTTGCGCTACTTTTTATCGGTGGAATCTTTTATTTCTTTGGCAACACTTGGTATGCCACGCTTTATGATTCTTTGCGCTGGGATTTAAATCTCTCTATTACTTGGCTTGCTTGGATTCAAAGTAGCCTAGATTATATTATCCAAACCACGATTTTTATTTTTTTAGTTTTTTTATTTTTGATATTTTCGCTCTTACTTACATTGACGATTTGTTCTTTTTTAGCACCTTTTGTCGTCCATTTTGTGCGCAATAAACACTATCCTACCTGCCCTTTAGAGGGTAATACAAGCACATTAGTTTCTTTGTTTTCTTTACTTGGAGTTTATCTCTTATATCTTTTGTTTTTAGTGCTTTTATTGCCTCTTTATTTTGTGCCCTTTATAGGTTCATTTGTGATTTTATTGCCAAACTTTTGGCTCTTTTCTAAAACATTAGTTGCAGATGTGGGCGAGGGAATCTTTGAAAAAAAAGAGCTTAAACGCATTAAATTAGAACAAAAAAGTAGAATCCGCAACGTTGTTTTGCCCTTGTATGGCTTAAGTCTAATTCCGATTATTGGATTTTTCGCTCCTGTTTTTGCGCTCACAACCTTAGCACATTTGTTTTTAAATCTCAAAAGCAACGCAACATTTTAA
- a CDS encoding flagellar hook-basal body protein, with protein MQGGYYSSVGGMVTQIDRLDVIANNIANANTTGFKRDDVVIGDFLRLYEQAKDFLPIDEQTKDAAKFYNRSLNRVPQIVEEFTDRSLGGMMQTDNTFDFALGRENAYFMIETPEGIRYTRDGSFVLNEQGRLVNKEGYPVLPREYLDAPQYIEFIDGFQVEVDTNGNVYTRDLNNEGISEMALMTNIGIVAFENPKYLKKVGDNLYSYPEERNNEREALEQSGAVRQGFLEKSNINVVYEMTGLIEANRLVEAYSKVLKTHMDELNTEAITKLAAKA; from the coding sequence ATGCAAGGTGGATATTATAGCTCTGTCGGCGGTATGGTTACACAAATTGACCGCTTAGATGTAATTGCAAACAACATCGCAAACGCAAATACAACCGGATTCAAGCGTGATGATGTTGTGATTGGAGATTTTTTAAGACTTTATGAACAAGCAAAGGACTTTTTGCCTATTGATGAGCAGACAAAAGACGCGGCAAAATTTTACAATCGCTCTTTGAATCGCGTGCCACAAATCGTAGAAGAATTTACTGACCGCTCACTTGGCGGAATGATGCAAACAGACAATACCTTTGATTTCGCACTTGGGCGAGAAAATGCGTATTTTATGATTGAAACACCCGAAGGAATTCGCTACACACGCGATGGTTCTTTTGTGTTAAACGAACAAGGCAGATTAGTCAATAAAGAAGGCTATCCCGTGCTTCCTCGCGAATATTTGGACGCTCCACAATATATTGAATTTATTGATGGATTCCAAGTAGAAGTGGATACCAATGGAAATGTTTATACGCGAGACTTAAACAATGAGGGAATTAGCGAAATGGCTTTGATGACAAATATCGGAATCGTAGCCTTTGAAAACCCAAAATATCTTAAAAAAGTAGGAGATAATCTCTACTCTTACCCAGAGGAGCGCAACAACGAGCGCGAAGCACTAGAACAAAGTGGCGCAGTGCGTCAAGGGTTTTTAGAAAAAAGCAATATTAATGTTGTCTATGAAATGACTGGATTAATTGAAGCAAACCGCTTAGTGGAAGCCTATTCCAAAGTGTTAAAAACACATATGGACGAGCTAAACACAGAAGCCATCACAAAACTAGCAGCAAAAGCATAA
- a CDS encoding epoxyqueuosine reductase QueH: MSSVPYDFSNQNATLVHICCSVDSHHFLTSLQKLYPHKHFCGFFYNPNIHPYEEYQLRLEDVQRSCKILGIPLIVGEYDDKEWLQNAKGLENAPEKGERCSFCFDFRLNKTAQIAKKTHCTEFTTTLLASPMKLQSELFAQGEVIAKSWNLDFLPLDVRSKGGTKVQNELARSAKLYRQNYCGCLFALKAQRDKSQKNALELLSSLNAPQGIRNLPALRFHNFQTRTRLEQADQPYQILKRKVLHYQLLKGKLTCQNQTIPSFICDYSLLSKPTKAKVEFWHNGIGYANKEGILLLLFESFKDLLKISDFSTLLRQGLCEEIQLLLRHKIYPYGFFTSPLLIIEQPIFNDFTLEISHTMQEEILEDFLPL, encoded by the coding sequence ATGTCGTCTGTCCCTTATGATTTTAGCAACCAAAACGCAACCCTAGTGCATATTTGTTGCAGCGTAGATAGTCATCACTTCCTAACAAGTCTCCAAAAACTTTACCCCCATAAGCATTTTTGCGGATTCTTTTATAACCCCAATATCCACCCCTATGAAGAGTATCAACTGCGCCTAGAAGATGTCCAACGCAGCTGCAAAATACTTGGGATTCCGCTTATTGTTGGAGAATACGACGACAAAGAATGGCTACAAAATGCCAAAGGCTTAGAAAACGCACCCGAAAAGGGGGAGCGGTGTAGCTTTTGCTTTGACTTTCGCTTAAACAAAACTGCTCAAATTGCCAAAAAAACGCATTGCACAGAATTCACCACTACTCTACTTGCAAGCCCAATGAAACTACAATCTGAACTTTTTGCACAAGGTGAAGTGATTGCTAAAAGTTGGAATCTTGACTTCCTGCCCCTTGATGTGCGAAGCAAAGGGGGCACAAAAGTGCAAAACGAACTTGCAAGAAGTGCAAAGCTCTACCGCCAAAACTACTGCGGCTGCCTTTTTGCCCTCAAAGCCCAGCGAGACAAATCCCAAAAAAACGCGCTAGAGTTGCTCTCGTCCTTAAACGCACCACAAGGAATAAGGAATCTCCCCGCGTTGCGATTCCATAATTTTCAAACGCGAACGAGACTAGAGCAAGCAGACCAACCCTACCAAATCCTTAAACGCAAAGTTTTACACTACCAACTTCTTAAAGGCAAACTGACTTGCCAAAATCAAACAATTCCTAGCTTTATTTGCGATTATTCCCTACTTTCCAAACCCACCAAAGCAAAAGTAGAATTTTGGCATAATGGAATCGGATATGCCAACAAAGAAGGAATTTTGCTACTTTTATTTGAGAGTTTCAAAGATTTATTAAAAATATCAGACTTTTCCACTCTCTTGCGGCAAGGGCTTTGTGAGGAAATTCAGTTGCTTTTGCGCCACAAAATTTATCCCTATGGGTTTTTTACCTCCCCGCTTTTAATCATAGAGCAACCTATTTTTAATGATTTTACACTAGAAATTTCGCATACTATGCAAGAGGAAATCTTGGAGGATTTTCTCCCTTTGTAA
- the mnmA gene encoding tRNA 2-thiouridine(34) synthase MnmA, protein MKKVLLLMSGGVDSSYCAYLLQKQGYFVYGVYLKLHDKEAKHQYYEANIKRCAEALGITYAIIDERELFKKSVYDYFVESYAKGQTPNPCALCNPLVKFGIAFRLAEQLGYDYVATGHYAQVKEGKIAQGIDTTKDQSYFLFGLKKEWIPRILFPLGDKRKQEIKPIALKELPWLGTLESYKDSQEICFVENTYIDILEKHYNVESPGVVLDTQGKEIGTHKGYMQYTIGKRKGFTIKGALNPHYVLKINPQENTIVAGEKDELATYQVRAINFSVPKEMFAEQQALECEVKIRYKSHKVKARVQLIQEDSEGKKQEILLANLQEPAFGVASGQALVLYEDDKVLGGGFIV, encoded by the coding sequence ATGAAAAAAGTTTTGTTATTAATGAGTGGAGGAGTAGATTCTAGTTATTGCGCCTATTTGCTACAAAAGCAAGGTTATTTTGTATATGGTGTGTATTTGAAATTACACGATAAGGAGGCAAAGCACCAATACTATGAGGCAAATATCAAACGATGTGCGGAGGCTTTGGGCATTACTTATGCGATAATAGACGAGCGCGAACTTTTCAAAAAAAGTGTTTATGATTATTTTGTGGAATCCTATGCTAAGGGGCAAACGCCAAATCCTTGTGCTCTATGTAATCCTTTGGTGAAATTTGGAATTGCTTTTAGATTGGCGGAGCAATTAGGCTATGATTATGTTGCCACAGGACATTATGCGCAAGTCAAAGAGGGCAAAATTGCGCAAGGCATAGATACGACAAAAGACCAAAGCTATTTTTTGTTTGGGCTCAAAAAAGAGTGGATTCCGCGCATTCTTTTTCCTTTGGGGGATAAAAGGAAGCAAGAGATTAAGCCCATTGCATTAAAGGAGCTTCCTTGGCTTGGGACTTTGGAGAGTTATAAGGATTCGCAAGAAATCTGTTTTGTGGAAAATACTTACATAGATATTTTGGAAAAACATTATAATGTAGAATCTCCCGGAGTGGTGTTGGATACACAAGGTAAGGAGATTGGCACACATAAAGGCTATATGCAATACACGATTGGTAAGCGCAAGGGCTTTACGATTAAGGGCGCATTGAATCCGCATTATGTGTTAAAGATTAATCCGCAGGAAAATACGATTGTTGCGGGTGAAAAGGACGAATTGGCGACTTATCAAGTGCGGGCAATTAATTTTTCTGTGCCAAAAGAAATGTTTGCAGAGCAACAAGCCCTAGAATGTGAAGTAAAGATTCGCTATAAAAGCCACAAGGTCAAGGCAAGAGTGCAATTAATTCAGGAGGATTCGGAAGGAAAAAAGCAAGAAATCTTGCTTGCAAATCTTCAAGAGCCAGCCTTTGGCGTAGCAAGCGGGCAGGCTTTGGTGCTTTATGAGGACGACAAAGTATTAGGAGGTGGCTTTATTGTTTAA
- a CDS encoding diacylglycerol kinase, translating to MKPKYHFFKNTKYALCGVLAMLKNEAAFKLECLIIIPLLFVAFYLEIPLEKRILLIAVLWLILIAECFNSAIESCVDLITQEFHAKAKIAKDCASAGVFFAISLAILTWGLVLGDLYLW from the coding sequence ATGAAACCAAAATATCATTTTTTCAAAAATACAAAATACGCTTTATGCGGAGTTTTGGCAATGTTAAAAAACGAAGCGGCTTTCAAACTAGAGTGCCTCATAATCATTCCTTTGCTTTTTGTCGCTTTTTATTTAGAGATTCCGCTTGAAAAACGCATTCTTTTGATTGCTGTTTTGTGGTTAATTCTTATTGCGGAATGCTTCAATTCTGCCATTGAATCCTGCGTGGATTTAATCACGCAAGAATTTCACGCAAAGGCAAAAATAGCCAAAGACTGCGCTTCGGCAGGTGTGTTTTTCGCAATCTCACTTGCGATTCTTACTTGGGGGCTTGTTTTGGGGGATTTGTATCTTTGGTGA